The Camelus dromedarius isolate mCamDro1 chromosome 25, mCamDro1.pat, whole genome shotgun sequence genome has a segment encoding these proteins:
- the LOC105094229 gene encoding taste receptor type 2 member 7-like, which yields MPGKVENTLILIAVGEFSLGILGNVFIGLVNFVDWIKHRKIASIDLILTSLAISRISLLCIILLDCFILVQYPDVYTAGKQMRIIDCFWTLTNHLSVWFATCLSIFYFLKIANFFHPLFLWMKLRIDNAIPKILLGCLALSVFFSLPVSGNLNDDFRFCVKAKLKTNLTLRCKINKAQYASTKIYLNLLTLVPFSVSLISFLLLILSLWRHTRRMQLNATGSRDPSIEAHVGAMKAVISFLLLFIAYYLAYLVATSSYFLPETELAVMVGEVTALICPSSHSLILILENSKLRKAFLRVLWKVKYVLKRSC from the coding sequence ATGCCAGGTAAGGTGGAGAACACCTTAATCCTCATAGCAGTAGGAGAATTTTCACTGGGGATCTTAGGGAACGTGTTCATTGGATTGGTAAACTTTGTGGACTGGATCAAGCATAGGAAGATCGCCTCCattgatttaatcctcacaagtcTGGCCATATCCAGAATTTCTCTATTGTGTATAATACTATTAGACTGTTTTATACTGGTTCAGTATCCAGACGTCTATACTGCCGGTAAACAAATGAGAATCATTGACTGCTTCTGGACACTAACCAACCATTTAAGTGTCTGGTTTGCCACCTGCCTGAGCATCTTCTATTTCCTCAAGATAGCTAATTTCTTCCATCCCCTTTTCCTCTGGATGAAGCTGAGAATTGACAATGCGATTCCTAAGATCCTGCTGGGGTGCTTGGCCCTCTCTGTGTTTTTTAGCCTTCCTGTCTCTGGGAATTTGAATGATGATTTCAGGTTTTGTGTCAAGGCAAAGTTGAAAACAAACTTAACTTTgagatgcaaaataaataaagcgCAATATGCTTCCACCAAGATATATCTCAACCTGCTAACACTAGTCCCCTTTTCTGTGTCCCTGATCTCGTTTCTCCTCTTGATTCTCTCCCTGTGGAGACACACCCGGCGAATGCAGCTCAATGCCACAGGGTCCAGAGACCCCAGCATAGAAGCCCATGTGGGAGCCATGAAGGCGgtcatctccttcctcctccttttcattGCCTACTACTTGGCCTATCTTGTAGCCACCTCCAGCTACTTTCTACCAGAGACTGAATTAGCTGTGATGGTTGGTGAGGTGACAGCTCTAATCTGTCCCTCAAGCCATTCACTTATCCTAATTCTGGAGAACAGTAAATTAAGAAAAGCATTTCTAAGGGTTCTATGGAAAGTAAAGTATGTCCTAAAAAGGAGTTGCTAA
- the LOC105094230 gene encoding taste receptor type 2 member 10 translates to MLSVGEGLLLFVAVSESVLGVLGNGFIGLVNCTDCVRNKKFSMISFILTGLATSRIGLLWLIITDGFVRIFFPEMYSSGNLVDYISYSWIILNQLSVCLATSLSVFYFLKIAKFSHHIFLWLKRRLNRVLLIPMGLLLISWLFTFPQMVRIISDNRIRNGSTTGVANMHKDKFLTYQISLNLGTILPFLLCLITCFLLIISLWRHNRKMKLNATGFRDPSTEAHIKAMKVLISFVILFFLYFVGVAIETYHYTQPENKVLFIFGMATIAIYPWGHSFILILGNRKLKQASLKVLKHVKCWEREKLLRIP, encoded by the coding sequence ATGCTAAGTGTAGGAGAAGGCCTCCTTCTTTTTGTAGCAGTTAGTGAGTCAGTACTGGGGGTTTTAGGGAACGGATTTATTGGACTTGTAAACTGCACTGACTGTGTGAGAAACAAGAAATTCTCTATGATCAGCTTTATTCTCACTGGCTTAGCTACTTCGAGAATTGGTCTGTTATGGTTAATAATTACAGACGGATTTGTAAGGATATTCTTTCCAGAAATGTATTCCTCCGGTAACCTGGTTGACTATATTAGTTACTCATGGATAATTCTGAATCAATTAAGTGTCTGTCTTGCCACCAGCCTCAGTGTCTTCTATTTCCTGAAGATAGCAAAATTTTCCCACCACATTTTTCTCTGGTTGAAGAGAAGACTCAACAGGGTTCTTCTCATTCCGATGGGATTATTGCTAATTTCATGGTTATTTACTTTTCCACAGATGGTGAGGATTATTAGTGATAATAGAATAAGAAATGGAAGTACAACTGGGGTAGCCAACATGCACAAAGATAAATTCCTTACATACCAGATTTCTCTCAATCTGGGGACCATTCTCCCCTTTCTACTCTGCCTGATTACATGTTTCCTATTGATCATTTCCCTTTGGAGGCACAACAGGAAGATGAAATTGAATGCCACAGGATTCAGGGACCCCAGCACAGAAGCACATATCAAAGCAATGAAAGTCTTGATATCTTTTGTCatcttgtttttcttatattttgtagGCGTTGCTATAGAAACATATCACTATACTCAGCCAGAAAACAAAGTGCTGTTTATTTTTGGTATGGCAACCATAGCCATCTATCCCTGGGGTCACTCATTTATCCTAATTCTAGGAAACCGCAAACTGAAGCAAGCCTCTTTGAAGGTACTGAAGCATGTAAAGTGCTGGGAAAGAGAGAAACTTCTCAGAATTCCATGA
- the SMIM10L1 gene encoding small integral membrane protein 10-like protein 1, which translates to MATAAAPSSLALRASTPAAAPSSYGVFCKGLSRTLLAFFELAWQLRMNFPYFYIAGSVVLNIRLQVHF; encoded by the coding sequence ATGGCCACCGCGGCGGCTCCGTCATCCTTGGCCCTGAGGGCCTCGACCCCGGCCGCGGCCCCCAGCTCGTATGGGGTCTTCTGCAAGGGGCTCTCCCGCACCCTGCTCGCCTTCTTCGAGCTGGCCTGGCAGCTGCGCATGAACTTTCCGTACTTCTACATCGCGGGCTCCGTGGTCCTCAACATCCGCTTGCAGGTACACTTTTAG